A genomic stretch from Orcinus orca chromosome 14, mOrcOrc1.1, whole genome shotgun sequence includes:
- the DDX50 gene encoding ATP-dependent RNA helicase DDX50 isoform X1: MMPGKLLWGDIMELEAPLEETESQRRERQKSDRRKSRHHYDSDEKSETRENGVADDLDAPKPKKTKMKEKLNGDTEEGYNRLSDEFSKSRKSRRKDLSNGDIDEYEKKSKRVSSLDSSTHKSSENKLEETLTREQKEGAFSNFPISEETIKLLKGRGVTYLFPIQVKTFGPVYEGKDLIAQARTGTGKTFSFAIPLIERLQRNQETIKKSRSPKVLVLAPTRELANQVAKDFKDITRKLSVACFYGGTSYQSQINHIRNGIDILVGTPGRIKDHLQSGRLDLSKLRHVVLDEVDQMLDLGFAEQVEDIIHESYKTDSEDNPQTLLFSATCPQWVYKVAKKYMKSRYEQVDLVGKMTQKAATTVEHLAIQCHWSQRPAVIGDVLQVYSGSEGRAIIFCETKKNVTEMAMNPHIKQNAQCLHGDIAQSQREITLKGFREGSFKVLVATNVAARGLDIPEVDLVIQSSPPQDVESYIHRSGRTGRAGRTGICICFYQPRERGQLRYVEQKAGITFKRVGVPSTMDLVKSKSMDAIRSLACVSYAAVDFFRPSAQRLIEEKGAVDALAAALAHISGASSFEPRSLITSDKGFVTMTLESPEEIQDVSCAWKELNRKLSSNAVSQITRMCLLKGNMGVCFDVPTTESERLQAEWHDSDWVLSVPAKLPEIEEYYDGSTSSNSRQRSGWSSGRSGRSGGRSGGRSGRQSRQGSRSGSRQDGRRRSGNRNRSRSGGRKRSFDWDS; encoded by the exons AGTGATAGAAGGAAGTCAAGGCACCATTATGACTCAGATGAGaaatcagaaacaagagaaaatggTGTTGCAGATGACCTGGATGCTCCCAAAcccaaaaaaactaaaatgaaagagaaactaaatGGTGACACTGAGGAAGGATATAATAGACTTTCAGATGAATTTTCTAAATCTCGTAAGTCAAGAAGAAAAGATCTGTCAAATGGAGATATtgatgaatatgaaaaaaaatcaaagcgaGTGTCATCCTTAGATAGTTCTACTCATAAATCAAGTGAAAATAAACTAGAAGAG ACACTAACACGTGAACAGAAAGAAGGAGCCTTCTCCAATTTCCCTATTTCTGAAGAGACTATAAAGCTTCTGAAAG GTCGAGGGGTAACATATCTCTTTCCTATTCAAGTTAAGACTTTTGGTCCTGTAtatgaaggaaaagatttaatTGCTCAAGCGCGGACAGGAACAGGAAAGACATTCTCTTTTGCCATCCCCTTGATTGAAAGACTCCAAAGAAATCAAGAGACAATTAAAAAAAGCCGCTCACCAAAG GTACTTGTTTTGGCTCCTACAAGGGAACTGGCAAACCAAGTAGCCAAAGACTTCAAAGATATAACTAGGAAACTCAGTGTGGCGTGTTTTTATGGTGGAACATCATATCAAAGCCAAA TTAATCATATTCGAAATGGTATTGACATCTTGGTTGGGACCCCTGGTCGTATCAAAGATCATCTGCAGAGCGGCCGATTAGATCTTTCTAAACTGCGCCATGTTGTGCTTGATGAAGTGGATCAAATGTTAGATTTAGGTTTTGCTGAACAAGTTGAAGATATTATCCATGAATCCTACAAAACTG attctGAAGACAATCCTCAGACTTTACTTTTTTCTGCAACTTGCCCACAGTGGGTATACAAAGTtgcaaaaaaatacatgaaatccAGATATGAACAGGTTGACCTTGTTGGGAAAATGACTCAAAAGGCTGCAACTACTGTGGAA caTCTGGCCATCCAGTGCCACTGGTCTCAGAGGCCAGCAGTTATTGGAGATGTCCTTCAAGTCTACAGTGGGTCTGAAGGGAGGGCTATTATCTTCTGTGAGACCAAAAAGAATGTAACTGAAATGGCCATGAATCCACACATAAAACAG aatGCCCAGTGTTTACATGGCGATATCGCAcagtcacaaagagaaattacactgaaaggcttcagagaaggtAGTTTTAAAGTTTTGGTGGCAACCAATGTGGCTGCCCGTGGTTTGGACATTCCTGAGGTTGACCTGGTGATTCAGAGTTCACCTCCACAG gATGTTGAATCCTATATTCATCGCTCTGGGCGCACAGGTAGAGCTGGCCGGACAGGGATTTGCATATGTTTTTATCAACCAAGAGAAAGAGGTCAATTAAGATATGTGGAACAAAAAGCA GGAATTACTTTTAAACGTGTAGGTGTTCCTTCTACAATGGATTTAGTTAAATCTAAAAGCATGGATGCCATCAG GTCTCTGGCTTGCGTTTCTTATGCTGCTGTTGATTTTTTCCGACCATCAGCTCAGAGACTGATAGAAGAGAAAGGGGCAGTGGATGCATTGGCTGCAGCATTAGCCCATATCTCTGGCGCATCAAGTTTTGAACCACGTTCTTTGATCACCTCCGATAAG GGGTTTGTGACCATGACTCTGGAAAGCCCAGAAGAAATACAGGATGTTAGCTGTGCTTGGAAAGAACTTAACAGAAAGCTGAGTAGTAATGCTGTGTCCCAAATTACCAGAATGTGCCTCCTAAAAGGAAATATG gGTGTTTGCTTTGATGTTCCCACAACTGAGTCAGAAAGGTTACag GCAGAGTGGCATGATTCAGACTGGGTACTCTCAGTGCCAGCCAAGTTGCCTGAAATTGAAGAATATTATGATGGAAGCACATCTTCTAATTCCAGACAGAGGAGTGGCTGGTCAAGTGGCCGGTCGGGCCGGTCAGGTGGTCGATCTGGTGGCCGGTCAGGTAGACAGAGTCGACAGGGGAGTCGGTCAGGAAGTCGACAAGATGGTAGAAGACGAAGTGGGAACAGAAATCGGTCAAGAAGCGGGGGCCGCAAACGGAGTTTTGACTGGGATAGTTAA
- the DDX50 gene encoding ATP-dependent RNA helicase DDX50 isoform X2: protein MMPGKLLWGDIMELEAPLEETESQRRERQKSDRRKSRHHYDSDEKSETRENGVADDLDAPKPKKTKMKEKLNGDTEEGYNRLSDEFSKSRKSRRKDLSNGDIDEYEKKSKRVSSLDSSTHKSSENKLEETLTREQKEGAFSNFPISEETIKLLKGRGVTYLFPIQVKTFGPVYEGKDLIAQARTGTGKTFSFAIPLIERLQRNQETIKKSRSPKVLVLAPTRELANQVAKDFKDITRKLSVACFYGGTSYQSQINHIRNGIDILVGTPGRIKDHLQSGRLDLSKLRHVVLDEVDQMLDLGFAEQVEDIIHESYKTDSEDNPQTLLFSATCPQWVYKVAKKYMKSRYEQVDLVGKMTQKAATTVEHLAIQCHWSQRPAVIGDVLQVYSGSEGRAIIFCETKKNVTEMAMNPHIKQDVESYIHRSGRTGRAGRTGICICFYQPRERGQLRYVEQKAGITFKRVGVPSTMDLVKSKSMDAIRSLACVSYAAVDFFRPSAQRLIEEKGAVDALAAALAHISGASSFEPRSLITSDKGFVTMTLESPEEIQDVSCAWKELNRKLSSNAVSQITRMCLLKGNMGVCFDVPTTESERLQAEWHDSDWVLSVPAKLPEIEEYYDGSTSSNSRQRSGWSSGRSGRSGGRSGGRSGRQSRQGSRSGSRQDGRRRSGNRNRSRSGGRKRSFDWDS from the exons AGTGATAGAAGGAAGTCAAGGCACCATTATGACTCAGATGAGaaatcagaaacaagagaaaatggTGTTGCAGATGACCTGGATGCTCCCAAAcccaaaaaaactaaaatgaaagagaaactaaatGGTGACACTGAGGAAGGATATAATAGACTTTCAGATGAATTTTCTAAATCTCGTAAGTCAAGAAGAAAAGATCTGTCAAATGGAGATATtgatgaatatgaaaaaaaatcaaagcgaGTGTCATCCTTAGATAGTTCTACTCATAAATCAAGTGAAAATAAACTAGAAGAG ACACTAACACGTGAACAGAAAGAAGGAGCCTTCTCCAATTTCCCTATTTCTGAAGAGACTATAAAGCTTCTGAAAG GTCGAGGGGTAACATATCTCTTTCCTATTCAAGTTAAGACTTTTGGTCCTGTAtatgaaggaaaagatttaatTGCTCAAGCGCGGACAGGAACAGGAAAGACATTCTCTTTTGCCATCCCCTTGATTGAAAGACTCCAAAGAAATCAAGAGACAATTAAAAAAAGCCGCTCACCAAAG GTACTTGTTTTGGCTCCTACAAGGGAACTGGCAAACCAAGTAGCCAAAGACTTCAAAGATATAACTAGGAAACTCAGTGTGGCGTGTTTTTATGGTGGAACATCATATCAAAGCCAAA TTAATCATATTCGAAATGGTATTGACATCTTGGTTGGGACCCCTGGTCGTATCAAAGATCATCTGCAGAGCGGCCGATTAGATCTTTCTAAACTGCGCCATGTTGTGCTTGATGAAGTGGATCAAATGTTAGATTTAGGTTTTGCTGAACAAGTTGAAGATATTATCCATGAATCCTACAAAACTG attctGAAGACAATCCTCAGACTTTACTTTTTTCTGCAACTTGCCCACAGTGGGTATACAAAGTtgcaaaaaaatacatgaaatccAGATATGAACAGGTTGACCTTGTTGGGAAAATGACTCAAAAGGCTGCAACTACTGTGGAA caTCTGGCCATCCAGTGCCACTGGTCTCAGAGGCCAGCAGTTATTGGAGATGTCCTTCAAGTCTACAGTGGGTCTGAAGGGAGGGCTATTATCTTCTGTGAGACCAAAAAGAATGTAACTGAAATGGCCATGAATCCACACATAAAACAG gATGTTGAATCCTATATTCATCGCTCTGGGCGCACAGGTAGAGCTGGCCGGACAGGGATTTGCATATGTTTTTATCAACCAAGAGAAAGAGGTCAATTAAGATATGTGGAACAAAAAGCA GGAATTACTTTTAAACGTGTAGGTGTTCCTTCTACAATGGATTTAGTTAAATCTAAAAGCATGGATGCCATCAG GTCTCTGGCTTGCGTTTCTTATGCTGCTGTTGATTTTTTCCGACCATCAGCTCAGAGACTGATAGAAGAGAAAGGGGCAGTGGATGCATTGGCTGCAGCATTAGCCCATATCTCTGGCGCATCAAGTTTTGAACCACGTTCTTTGATCACCTCCGATAAG GGGTTTGTGACCATGACTCTGGAAAGCCCAGAAGAAATACAGGATGTTAGCTGTGCTTGGAAAGAACTTAACAGAAAGCTGAGTAGTAATGCTGTGTCCCAAATTACCAGAATGTGCCTCCTAAAAGGAAATATG gGTGTTTGCTTTGATGTTCCCACAACTGAGTCAGAAAGGTTACag GCAGAGTGGCATGATTCAGACTGGGTACTCTCAGTGCCAGCCAAGTTGCCTGAAATTGAAGAATATTATGATGGAAGCACATCTTCTAATTCCAGACAGAGGAGTGGCTGGTCAAGTGGCCGGTCGGGCCGGTCAGGTGGTCGATCTGGTGGCCGGTCAGGTAGACAGAGTCGACAGGGGAGTCGGTCAGGAAGTCGACAAGATGGTAGAAGACGAAGTGGGAACAGAAATCGGTCAAGAAGCGGGGGCCGCAAACGGAGTTTTGACTGGGATAGTTAA